One window of the Lynx canadensis isolate LIC74 chromosome D3, mLynCan4.pri.v2, whole genome shotgun sequence genome contains the following:
- the TNFRSF11A gene encoding tumor necrosis factor receptor superfamily member 11A produces MAPRARRRRPLPALLTICALLGRLQVTFQITPPCTHERHYERFGRCCHKCEPGKYMSSKCTTTSESVCLPCGPDEYLDTWNEEDKCLLHKVCDSGKALVAVEPGNRTAPRRCACTAGYHWSADCDCCRRNAECAPGFGAQHPVQLNKDTVCEPCLVGSFSDAFSSTEKCKLWTNCSVLGETEVRHGTDKSDVVCSSSLPSTKPPNESKIYLPGLIILLLFISVALVAAVIFGVYYRKKGKAVTANLWHWVNEACGRLSGNKESSGNNFSSTHMEASSQREICEGVLLLTLEEKMFPEDMCCPDGVGLCGGVCAGGGPCAQGEDAGVLTLVSEIEGDPFRQMPTEDEYVDRPFQTPDSSLSLPRPGSKSTPPFPEPLEVGENDSLSQCFTGTEGLVDSESCNFTEPPCRTDWIPIAPEKYLQKEVEGGNCPHWAASPSSAEGCAGCRNPPGEDREPLTPTAKSGPLPQCAYGMGPPPEEAAEGTGQPTDRADVRLPGSVRGGPGSGSPSSDQPPASGNVTGNSNSTFISSGQVMNFKGDIIVVYVSQNSQEGPAGPGGGGAGEPVGRPVQEESPPRCDSFAGLGPRFPDPCADLEARPGGGLQECGSPGPDKASRPVQEQGEADKGAARARR; encoded by the exons GTGACTTTTCAGATCACCCCTCCGTGTACCCATGAGAGGCATTATGAGCGTTTTGGACGATGCTGTCATAAATGTGAACCAG GAAAGTACATGTCTTCTAAATGCACTACTACCTCGGAGAGTGTATGCCTGCCGTGTGGCCCGGACGAGTACTTAGACACCTGGAATGAAGAAGATAAATGCTTACTGCATAAAGTCTGCGACTCAG GCAAGGCCCTGGTGGCCGTGGAGCCCGGCAACCGGACGGCCCCGCGGCGCTGCGCCTGCACGGCAGGCTACCACTGGAGCGCGGACTGTGACTGCTGTCGCCGCAACGCCGAGTGCGCCCCGGGCTTTGGCGCGCAGCACCCGG TGCAGCTCAACAAGGACACAGTGTGCGAGCCCTGCCTTGTGGGCTCCTTCTCAGATGCCTTCTCTTCCACAGAAAAATGCAAACTTTGGACCAA CTGTAGCGTTCTCGGAGAGACGGAAGTACGTCATGGGACCGATAAATCAGATGTGGTTTGCAGTTCTTCTCTGCCGTCTACAAAGCCACCAAATG AATCCAAGATATACTTGCCCGGTTTAATTATTCTGCTTCTCTTCATATCTGTGGCATTAGTTGCTGCTGTCATCTTTGGTGTTTACTataggaaaaaagggaaagcagTAACAG CTAATTTGTGGCACTGGGTCAATGAGGCTTGCGGCCGCCTAAGTGGAAATAAG GAGTCCTCAGGCAACAATTTTAGCAGCACTCATATGGAAGCCTCTAGTCAGCGTGAAATTTGTGAAGGTGTCTTACTGCTGACTCTGGAAGAGAAGATGTTTCCCGAAGATATGTGCTGTCCAGACGGCGTTGGCCTCTGTGGCGGTGTGTGCGCAGGGGGTGGTCCCTGTGCACAGGGAGAAGATGCTGGAGTGCTCACCTTGGTCAGCGAGATTGAGGGGGATCCCTTCAGGCAGATGCCCACGGAAGACGAATACGTAGACAGGCCCTTCCAGACCCCAGACTCTTCACTGTCCCTCCCTCGGCCTGGCAGCAAATCCACACCCCCTTTCCCTGAGcccctggaggtgggggagaatgACAGTTTAAGCCAGTGCTTCACTGGGACAGAGGGCTTGGTGGATTCTGAAAGCTGCAATTTCACGGAGCCCCCGTGCAGGACCGACTGGATTCCCATAGCCCCCGAAAAGTACTTGCAAAAAGAAGTGGAGGGTGGCAATTGCCCCCACTGGGCCGCCAGCCCCAGCTCTGCAGAGGGCTGCGCAGGCTGCAGAAACCCTCCCGGGGAGGACCGGGAACCCCTCACGCCTACCGCGAAAAGTGGACCTTTGCCCCAGTGCGCCTATGGCATGGGCCCCCCGCCTGAAGAAGCAGCCGAGGGGACAGGCCAGCCCACGGACAGGGCCGACGTAAGGCTTCCCGGCTCGGTGAGGGGAGGCCCGGGGTCTGGAAGCCCCTCCAGTGACCAGCCACCTGCATCTG GAAATGTGACTGGAAACAGTAACTCCACGTTTATTTCCAGCGGGCAGGTGATGAACTTCAAGGGCGACATCATCGTGGTCTACGTCAGCCAGAACTCCCAGGAGGGCCCGGCGgggcccggcggcggcggcgcgggggaGCCGGTGGGCCGCCCGGTGCAGGAGGAGAGCCCGCCGCGCTGCGACTCGTTCGCGGGCCTCGGGCCGCGCTTCCCCGACCCATGCGCTGACCTGGAGGCGCGCCCGGGCGGGGGGCTGCAGGAGTGCGGCTCCCCCGGGCCCGACAAGGCCTCGCGGCCGgtgcaggagcagggggaggccGACAAGGGCGCGGCGAGGGCGCGGCGCTGA